The proteins below come from a single Poecilia reticulata strain Guanapo linkage group LG5, Guppy_female_1.0+MT, whole genome shotgun sequence genomic window:
- the slc2a1b gene encoding solute carrier family 2, facilitated glucose transporter member 1 has protein sequence MDSGKQITFPLLMSVGTAVIGSLQFGYNTGVINAPQKIIENFINETYRERYQEPISESQLTAIWAISVSIFSVGGIFGSFSVGFFVNRLGRRNSMLIANILAFIAAALMGFSKMASSWEMLIIGRFVVGLYSGLSTGFVPMYVGEVSPTGLRGALGTLHQLGIVVGILIAQIFGLEMIMGNAEYWPLLLSFLFIPAVIQSILLPLCPESPRFLLINKNEENKAKTILKKLRGATDVSSDMQEMKEESRQMMREKKVTILELFRSPLYRQPIIIAITLQLSQQLSGINAVFYYSTRIFEKAKVPQPVYATIGAGVVNTAFTVVSLFVVERAGRRTLHLLGLMGMAVSAVLMTIALALLEQLYWMSYVSIVAIFAFVAFFEMGPGPIPWFIVAELFSQGPRPSAIAVAGFSNWTSNFIVGLGFPYVEQVCGPYVFVIFTVLLLFFFIFTYFKVPETRGRTFDDIAAGFRQTAGGGAEKHSPEELNSLGADSQL, from the exons caaATAACGTTCCCCTTGTTGATGAGCGTTGGCACTGCGGTGATCGGCTCCCTGCAGTTCGGATACAACACAGGTGTCATCAATGCTCCACAGAAG ATAATTGAGAATTTCATCAATGAGACGTATAGAGAACGTTACCAGGAGCCCATCTCCGAGAGCCAGCTCACAGCAATCTGGGCCATTTCTGTGTCCATCTTCTCTGTTGGAGGCATTTTTGGTTCCTTCTCTGTTGGATTCTTTGTCAACCGTTTGGGAAG GAGGAACTCCATGCTCATAGCCAACATTTTAGCCTTCATCGCGGCTGCTCTGATGGGTTTTTCAAAGATGGCCAGCTCTTGGGAAATGCTCATCATTGGTCGTTTTGTAGTGGGTCTCTACTCCGGCCTCTCCACTGGTTTTGTGCCCATGTATGTCGGCGAAGTCTCCCCGACAGGCCTGCGAGGCGCATTGGGCACGCTGCACCAGCTGGGAATCGTCGTAGGCATCCTCATTGCACAG atATTCGGGTTGGAGATGATCATGGGTAACGCTGAGTATTGGCCGCTGCTGCTGAGCTTCCTCTTCATCCCGGCTGTGATACAGTCCATCCTGCTGCCGCTGTGCCCAGAGAGCCCCCGTTTTCTGCTCATCAACAAGAATGAAGAGAACAAAGCCAAAACAA TCCtgaagaagctcagaggggCAACAGATGTGAGTTCTGACATGCAGGAGATGAAGGAGGAAAGCCGGCAGATGATGAGGGAGAAAAAAGTGACCATCCTGGAGCTTTTCCGCTCTCCGCTCTATCGCCAGCCCATTATTATCGCCATCACCCTGCAGCTCTCCCAGCAGCTCTCTGGAATCAATGCT gtCTTCTATTACTCCACACGCATCTTTGAGAAAGCCAAAGTTCCACAGCCAGTGTATGCCACCATCGGAGCTGGTGTTGTTAACACTGCTTTCACTGTAGTTTCT CTGTTCGTTGTGGAGCGTGCAGGACGCAGAACTTTGCACCTGCTGGGACTGATGGGCATGGCCGTGTCTGCCGTGCTGATGACCATAGCCTTGGCTCTGCTG gaGCAACTCTATTGGATGTCCTATGTGAGCATTGTGGCCATTTTCGCCTTTGTGGCGTTCTTTGAGATGGGCCCCGGTCCCATCCCCTGGTTCATCGTGGCGGAGTTGTTCTCTCAGGGACCCAGGCCGTCGGCCATCGCTGTAGCTGGTTTCTCCAACTGGACATCCAACTTTATAGTGGGACTGGGCTTCCCGTATGTAGAg CAAGTCTGCGGCCCCTACGTGTTTGTCATCTTTActgtgctgctgctcttcttcttcatcttcacgTACTTCAAAGTGCCAGAGACCCGGGGCCGGACGTTTGACGACATCGCCGCCGGCTTCCGCCAGACGGCCGGCGGTGGAGCAGAGAAGCACTCGCCGGAGGAGCTGAACAGCCTGGGAGCGGACTCTCAGCTCTGA